One window of Phycisphaeraceae bacterium genomic DNA carries:
- a CDS encoding type II secretion system protein GspG: protein MSVPHRIAFSITTLVLGTSLGLVALTGCDESLDPTDAVIDSRQSGRNIANAMDMKSIADAIRMFELNCERLPTNAEGLNVLFSEDAIDQSERIRGMWSGPYLTSREAIMDTYGNEIVYQRTGDRSFKLISLGMDNAPGGVGKSQDIEREEHL, encoded by the coding sequence ATGTCAGTACCACACCGCATCGCTTTCTCGATCACAACGCTCGTGCTGGGAACATCACTGGGGCTGGTCGCATTGACCGGCTGTGACGAATCGCTCGATCCCACAGATGCTGTCATCGACTCCCGCCAGTCAGGTCGCAACATCGCAAATGCGATGGATATGAAGTCGATCGCCGACGCGATCCGCATGTTCGAACTCAACTGCGAACGCCTGCCGACCAATGCCGAAGGTCTCAACGTACTGTTCTCAGAAGACGCGATTGATCAGTCCGAGCGCATCCGTGGGATGTGGTCGGGTCCTTATCTGACCAGTCGTGAAGCAATCATGGACACCTATGGCAACGAGATCGTCTACCAGCGCACGGGCGATCGTTCGTTTAAACTCATCTCACTCGGTATGGACAACGCACCAGGCGGTGTCGGAAAGAGCCAGGATATCGAACGCGAGGAGCATCTGTAA